One Corythoichthys intestinalis isolate RoL2023-P3 chromosome 9, ASM3026506v1, whole genome shotgun sequence DNA window includes the following coding sequences:
- the zc3h10 gene encoding zinc finger CCCH domain-containing protein 10, translating to MPDRDSSYLSGGCGSGGNLSEEGGPSSACTAEGRGISGGGVGGMGGGGALGNGNSCGNGGGAMQSAALTPNGVCRDFIRNVCKRGNRCRFKHPDFNEVPDLGVQKNEFIFCHDYQNKECLRANCRFVHGSKEDEDYYKKNGELPLRLRGTVAARLGLSPTDLPHSRGEVPICRDFLKGECQRGNKCKFRHVQKDYEYEPARVGGSGAIGAGAGGMVNAGSGMVGGGAGGGTCGGIPGLGGSVGGNNIMGMGCPSLGGCRDPSLPGVVGVGTGGISGCMAIGPSGKRRYDMTSLSVYDPLLESGLFDSTTLDSSLEQTALQIKRRRLEGLRLADGSVGGPYELGVQAAMPTRPLEYRFLEEENNLLRKRVEELKKQVSNLIATNEVLLEQNAQFRSQAKVMTLSTTPAPTEQTLAAPVGAVSSYNHGIAQTHTTLSSTGLQPRPVTQQDLVAPTGAPAAPPTNAAPPTAPPPHLNPEITPLSAALAQTIAQGMAPPVSMAPVAVSVAPVAVSMTQPLPGITMSHATTPMVSYPIASQSMRITTLPHIT from the exons ATGCCTGATCGGGACAGCTCGTACCTGTCAGGTGGTTGTGGGAGTGGTGGGAACCTGAGCGAGGAGGGAGGACCGAGCTCTGCTTGCACAGCAGAGGGAAGAGGAATTTCAGGCGGGGGTGTTGGCGGCATGGGAGGAGGAGGAGCACTAGGCAATGGCAATAGTTGCGGGAACGGAGGAGGTGCGATGCAAAGTGCCGCTCTGACACCGAACGGGGTTTGTAGGGATTTTATACGCAACGTCTGTAAGAGAGGGAATCGTTGTCGCTTCAAGCATCCCGACTTTAATGAGGTGCCAGACTTGGGGGTGCAAAAGAATGAATTCATCTTTTGCCACGATTACCAGAATAAGGAGTGCCTGCGTGCCAACTGTCGCTTTGTGCATGGTTCTAAAGAAGATGAGGACTATTATAAGAAAAATGGTGAGCTTCCCCTCAGGTTGAGAGGGACAGTTGCAGCACGACTTGGACTCTCCCCCACGGATCTGCCGCATAGCAGAGGGGAAGTCCCAATCTGCAGAGACTTCTTGAAGGGGGAGTGCCAGAGGGGCAATAAGTGTAAATTTCGTCATGTGCAAAAAGACTATGAATATGAACCTGCCAGGGTTGGAGGGAGCGGCGCGATCGGGGCTGGTGCAGGTGGGATGGTGAATGCGGGAAGTGGCATGGTTGGTGGAGGAGCTGGGGGAGGAACCTGTGGGGGTATTCCTGGACTCGGGGGAAGTGTAGGTGGAAATAATATTATGGGGATGGGCTGCCCAAGCTTGGGTGGTTGCAGAGATCCAAGCCTCCCGGGAGTCGTAGGCGTTGGTACAGGTGGAATCAGTGGCTGCATGGCAATAGGACCATCAGGGAAGAGACGTTACGACATGACCTCACTGTCTGTGTATGACCCTTTGCTTGAGAGCGGGCTATTTGATTCCACGACCCTGGACAGTTCACTGGAACAGACTGCCCTTCAGATCAAGAGGCGGCGGCTAGAAGGCCTGCGACTGGCAGATGGCAGCGTCGGTGGGCCGTATGAGCTCGGAGTCCAGGCCGCCATGCCCACACGTCCTCTGGAGTACAGGTTCTTGGAGGAAGAAAACAACCTGCTGAGGAAGAGAGTAGAGGAGTTGAAGAAACAG GTTTCCAACCTTATCGCCACGAACGAGGTTCTCCTGGAGCAAAATGCGCAATTCCGAAGTCAGGCTAAAGTGATGACACTTTCTACCACGCCTGCCCCCACCGAGCAGACTCTGGCAGCCCCCGTCGGTGCGGTCAGCTCATACAACCACGGCATCGCCCAGACTCACACCACGCTAAGCAGCACCGGTCTCCAACCTCGACCAGTCACCCAGCAAGACTTGGTGGCACCAACCGGCGCTCCTGCGGCACCCCCGACGAACGCCGCTCCCCCGACTGCACCACCTCCTCACCTCAATCCTGAAATCACGCCGCTGTCTGCTGCTCTCGCTCAGACCATCGCCCAGGGTATGGCGCCACCTGTTTCGATGGCACCGGTGGCAGTTTCTGTAGCTCCGGTCGCAGTGTCCATGACGCAGCCTCTGCCGGGCATCACCATGAGCCACGCTACGACACCTATGGTGTCGTACCCCATCGCAAGTCAGAGCATGAGGATCACTACTCTTCCTCATATTACCTGA